DNA sequence from the Cohnella herbarum genome:
CAAAGTTCTGGATTACATCCAGCAAGAAAACAAGGAAACGATGACGTCGCGTATATCCATGATCGCTGGAAAACAAAGAAGCATTGAGGTTCACTTCCAGAGAACCGAGTTGTGGAGCATTATTAGCGGCAAAGGGGAAATATACTTGGACGGTAAGACGATTCCGGTAGAAGCGGGATCGGTTTGTCAGATTCCTCCCCGATCCAAACATGGATTAAAGGCGATAACGGATTTGGAAATGATTGAAATCCAAATGGGAGGGCTCCTGCAGCAAGGGGATGTCGTTGAATTCTCTTACTCCTGGGGAGAGACTGCGGTATAAGGCTTCTTACAGGCTGTAATGGGGGAGTTGGTTGAATTGAAGCAATCTCCGCGTCGAAAGAAGCTATTGTTATATAGCATCAATTTCGTTCCGGAACTTACGGGTATCGGAAAATATAACGGAGAGATGGTCCAGTGGCTGACCGAGCATGGATATGAAGTGAGAGTCATAACGGCACCTCCCTATTATCCCCACTGGCAAGTGCAGGAAGGGTATTCTTCCTACCGTTATAAGAAGGAGTCGTGGAACGGGGCTACGATCTGGCGTTGTCCGTTATGGGTTCCAAAATCGGGGTCGGGACTAAAGAGACTGCTGCACCTTTTCTCATTCGCGTTCTCCAGTATTCCATTGTTGTTCAAACATATGTTATGGAGACCTGACGTGTGTCTGATCGTTGAACCTCCATTAGCCTTGTCGCCGATGGCGATCGTATTTGCCAAGCTTCTAAAAATCAAGACCTGGCTCCATGTTCAAGACTTTGAAGTGGATGCGGCTTTCGAACTGGGGTTGTTGCCAAACTATACGCGATTGAAGTCGTGGGTAATCGGCTTGGAAAGCTGGTTGATGCGAAGATTCGATACCGTATCTTCCATTAGCGAGCCGATGACTCGGCGATTGCTCAAGAAAGGCGTACCTTCCAACCGGATTAAGCTGTTCCCTAATTGGGTCGATATCTCCGTCATTCATCCGTTGCCGGACGAGGCGCGAAACAGATTTCGAGAGAATATGGGGTATGCCCGGGAAGATTTAGTGGTGCTCTACTCTGGCAATATGGGAGAGAAGCAAGGATTGGATACCGTTCTGGATGCGGCTGAAAAACTGCAATCGATGTCCCATGTCCAATTTATGTTATGCGGGGAAGGCGTAGCCAAATCCAAACTCATGGAGAGAGCTAGCAAACAGCGCTTGTCGAACGTAAGGTTCCTTCCTTTGCAACCCGCGGAGAAGTTGAACGATCTGCTTAATATGGCGGATGTTCATCTCCTGATGCAGAAACGGAATGCTTCGGATTTAGTGATGCCTTCCAAGCTAACGGGCATGTTAGCAAGCGGCAGAGCCGTTATCGCGGCAGCGGAGGAGCAGACGGCGGTTCATTCGGTCATGAAACAGTCGCGGGCGGGGGTTCTCATCCCCCCCGAGGATGC
Encoded proteins:
- a CDS encoding glycosyltransferase WbuB — translated: MKQSPRRKKLLLYSINFVPELTGIGKYNGEMVQWLTEHGYEVRVITAPPYYPHWQVQEGYSSYRYKKESWNGATIWRCPLWVPKSGSGLKRLLHLFSFAFSSIPLLFKHMLWRPDVCLIVEPPLALSPMAIVFAKLLKIKTWLHVQDFEVDAAFELGLLPNYTRLKSWVIGLESWLMRRFDTVSSISEPMTRRLLKKGVPSNRIKLFPNWVDISVIHPLPDEARNRFRENMGYAREDLVVLYSGNMGEKQGLDTVLDAAEKLQSMSHVQFMLCGEGVAKSKLMERASKQRLSNVRFLPLQPAEKLNDLLNMADVHLLMQKRNASDLVMPSKLTGMLASGRAVIAAAEEQTAVHSVMKQSRAGVLIPPEDAAKLTEALLSLSIRSEDRKLHGDHAREYAVSYLGYESVMNAFQQIMIELGVRA